DNA from Clupea harengus chromosome 2, Ch_v2.0.2, whole genome shotgun sequence:
TTTCCATCACAGGCCATTAAAACTTTCTGTCTTGTCTCATCTTGCCTCCTGTTGTCTTCACTCGTGTTGtgcctctttctgtgtgtttgtcctgccCGTCCCTACGTGTAGCGGTGTTGACCCTATATTTCATACACTACCTCAAATGGGACAAGGATCTCTCCACAGCCGTGTACCATGCCTTCAGCAGCCTGTGCTACTTCACCCCGGTCCTGGGTGCCCTCATCGCTGACTCATGGCTGGGGAAGTTCAAGTAAGAGACATTACCACCCTTCCTCTCAGGCTTTCACAACACTGTCTTCATGTTCGAGACAAGagttcatgtttttgtgtgtgtgtgtgtgtgtgtgtgtgtgtgtgtgtgtgtgtgtgtgtgtgtgtgtgtgtgtgtgtgtgtgtgtgtgtgtgtgtgtgtcattcacagGACTATCATCTACCTCTCCATAGTGTATGTCATTGGCCATGTGGTCAAGTCTGTAGGGGCCATTCCAGATGTTGGGGACAACACTGTGCACATGTAAGTGAAATGATATcgagataaatgtgtgtgtgtctgtgtgtgtgtgtgtgtgtgtgtgtgtgtgtgtgtgtgtgtgtgtgtgtgtgtgtgtgtgtgtgtgtgtgtgtgtgtgtgtgtgtgtgtgtgtgtttgtgtgtgagtgtgtgtgtgtttgtttcatagAGGTCTTGGAAAAAGAAAAGCTGGTGCAGCTGAGCTGAATTGATGTGGTGTGAACTGAAGCTGAATTCTGTTCACTATATCCATGACTCACTCCTGTGTGAGATGTGTTAGTATCAGGCTGGTAATACTGTTGTCGTTTGTTTGTCCTTGGCTTGTCCTCGCGTTCTAGCGTGCTGTCCATGGCTGGACTGATCCTCATCGCCTTTGGCACAGGAGGAATCAAGCCCTGTGTGGCTGCCTTTGGAGGAGACCAGTTTGAAGAGGAGCATGTAAGACATGGATGAAAATATTGTCTCCCCATGCAGCCTACAAGAGCATTCTCTTGTTATTTTAACTCACACCAGGCTCATTCTCTTCTTATTTTAACTCACATCAGGCTCATTCTCATCTCAATTTAAGTCCCATCAGGCTCATTCTCTTCTCATTTTAACTCCCATCAGGCTGATTCTGATGCATGGccccctccccagcacagaAATCATTAGTCACTTCTCTAGCGTCGATGCAATAGCCCACACGTCATGCAGTTAACTGGATCAGGCTATTCTTTGGAAGGCTCTATTTTAGTTGTGAGTGTGGCAGCTTTGACTGTATCAGTGGGTGGTACTTACTGTTACTCCTCTTTCCCTCAGACAGACGAGAGGAGGAAGTTCTTCTCCATCTTCTACATGTCCATCAACGCCGGGAGTGTCCTGTCGACCGTCATCACCCCCATACTGAGAAGTCAGTCTGCTGCACACAGCCCAACTTTCTGTCATCATTTCATCAGATTATCCACAGACTGTATTTAGGAGTCTTCATGTCAGCCAGGAGCAATGCACCATTACAGCATGTCAGATATTCCTGCAACAGGCCATTCTTGCTGTCTCTTTAGTTACTTCCTGGATTGTCATCACATCAGTTTTAGTAACTGGTTacctctctggtctctggttGTCTTGGTGATGGTAAAGCTTGATGTTAGcgtgctctctgctcttctgccttgcaggtgatgttcagtgtttTGGTAGTGACTGCTATGCCCTTGCCTTTGGAGTTCCTGCGGTTTTAATGATCATTGCTCTGGgtgagtatcacacacacacacacacacacacacacacacacacacacacacacacacacacacacacacacacacacacacagacacacaatcagtcaAGTGtagagaaaaaggagagtgtgtctgGATTTAGATTCTTATTGCAGATCGCCCTGTTCCTTTGATGCATTAGACAGCACTGGCTGTGCATGTATGATTGTCTCGTTCAGTGAGCTGGGGGGAAAACATGGTGTGTTTGGATAGTGCATGCTTGGGCTGAGCAAGGCCAGTGAGCCATGAAGCCCCTATGGATGAAGGGACCCCATCAGCATAAAACACAGCGCGGTCAGGACTTAGAGCTGCCTTAGAGCTGCCAGTCAAAACAGCCCAGCCACAAAAGATTTGCTCTGACTTTATAAAAACATGATGCCTATCAGCGCGTCTGATAGGCTGTTGCGTAATAAATTAGGACGTCTGGAAACGTAAACTATGTGgcgtcattttttttatcttcctgTCTATTCGACTTCTCCCAAGTTGATGTCTGTTTTTTTAAGCAGTCCGAGAGCAGTCCTCGCTGAGTGTCTGAGTACATTACAGAGTGTTAAGCTAAAGTGTTATGAAGTTACATCATTTCTCCAATTGCAGTTGTGTTCATCGCCGGCAGTGGGCTTTACAAGAACAGTCCGCCAGAAGGGAACGTTCTGCTCCAAGTGTGCAAATGCATTGGCGTGAGTATCCTCATCAAGACCATGCTCCTCACTTACTTTTTAAAAATGATTATTCCTGTCATTATTGCAAGTTGGATTTGCAATACAACTATACCAGGTCTCCACCAACATGATGTTTGAATTCAACACGTGGCTTGTGAACATGCAGCTGACTGAGTCCTCTGTTGTAGTGTGCCATTCGTAACTGGGGGAGAAGCTCCAAACATCAACCCAAGAGGGAACACTGGCTGGACTGGGCAGAGGAAAAGTACCCGGTAATTCCAACAGATCCTTTCACCCTAATGACCTTAACGAATGCTGGTTCTCATTATGTGTGCCAATTCACAGGGAAGTACGAAAGCACATCTACAACATTAGCCAGTAATTACAGAGTGCATTAAGGACCCAGAATGTTCTGTAGTGTCAGTAGTTGAAGCTACTACACGATCCAGATATAATATAAATACTCTACTGGAGGTCTCAATTCataatttctgtgtttgaacAGAAACGCCTCATCTCAGAGATCAAGATGGTGCTGAGGGTGTTGGTGCTCTACATCCCCCTGCCCATGTTCTGGGCTCTGTTTGACCAGCAGGTAAGATACTAGCAATCTTCTTCTGTTTTTAGAATAGGCCTGTCAATAGCGTTGTGGAGAAACATGAACAAAAGTGTGCACCTCAGTTAAATTAAGGATGTCAATGAAATATAATTAAGATATACACAAGGTCTGCAACAGATGAAGTGACAGTAATGAAGTGATGACCTGTATACGCAAGTAAAAGTTGCTGTTGAATAGAATGGCCAGAAGGACAAAATGCACCGTGAGAAAGACCAACCAATTGGAAAGGCAAAGTGCAGAGACCCTTTGTTTGACTCCAGATCTGCAAACTAAAAGGCAAAACCATATGCGTGTAGGGGAAAGGAGAAGTGTTTTATTAGGCATCTAATCAAGTGTGTGATGAGCTAAGGGCCAGCGCCAGCCTAATGGAGGCTGTTGACTGGAAATGACTGGTAATGGCCATAGAGAGGCCTGGTTCCTGAGCACAGCAGGCGAGGAATaacattccctctccctctccctcttcctcttcctctccctctccctctccctctccctctccctctccctctccctctccctctcctccagggaTCCCGCTGGACACTACAATCCACTCGCATGAACATGGACTTTGTgagttatgtttgtttgtttgtttgtttttcaggattatgtaaacattttgttttttagCAATGGTTGCCCAACTGTACATGAGTGGACCAGTGTTCTGTGTTGAGGGCAGATTTATGGTATTGTTTGTGAGTGTCGTGTACTCCTGTTGTGGTCATGTGTGATTTACACAGTACTGTGACTGCTTGTGGGGCGCCTTACTGTGAGGTTTTTATTGTTTCCTTGAAAAACATGTCTAAATGTAATAGATTAACATCAACCGTGACTGGCTGTGACCCATCCCTAAGCCTGTGATTGCAATTACAATGGAATAGGATGAATTCGTTGTTGGTGTCTGATACTAATGTAACCTGATAAGATTATGTGTAGCTATAGAGATAAATGTCAAGATTAAATCTTTTATCGCAAGCAATTTAACAGTACTTTGCTGATCGTGaaattttatattttgtgttttattacaGGGTGCATTTGTCTTGAAACCTGATCAAATGCAGGTAGAGATATTTTGCAATCTCTTTATCTCCTCATCTttttatctcttcctctcccttttgtAATGCgcacaaacgtgcacacacacatatgcacacgcacacacaaacacacactaaccctcactcattgtcactcactcactcatttacacacttaTATACTTATTTACTCAGATTTATTGCACATTCAAATTTCACTGACCTCAGCTAACCCATAAAATATGTTCAAAAACATTTGCTCTCACTGTGACTGGCCCTCATTTTACAACCTCTCCCTCGTCTCATTTTTGCAGTTCAAGCAATTTCATATGTGATTGTGTTCCCTCTCTTCTTGTAAAGATGCTGAATGCACTGCTGATTCTGATATTCATCCCTATCTTCGACATGGGTGTGTACCCACTCATCGGCATGTGCAAGATCAAAGTCACGTGAGTCGTCCTCTAACCTTGGATGTCAAGTTAAATCCTAAAGCTTAAACAGTGAAAGTTTTATAGTCATGAAGCCCCCATGGGAAAGGGCCATGAGACATGAGTGACATGCTCAGCTATGTTTCCTTCTTTTCTACAGAAATTACACTGAATAATGTATGCAATTTCATGtatttagaagaaaacaataaCTGGGCTGTGAATTAACAGGCatctcttctcattctctctctctctctctctctgtctgtctctctccctctctctcagtcctctgAGGAAGATGGCCACTGGCATGATTTTTGCCGCCCTGGCCTTCGGAGCCGCCACTATTGTAGAGCGCAGTGTCATTGTAAGCTGTTCTGCTGACGTTTTCAGATTACATCTGGCCTCTAAGTGCGGTTAGACTTCTAGATGCTCATTATTGATGGATGACAATGGTTTAATCAGTGTCCCTGCTTTAGGAAACTGTGGTGGATCCGCCGCCTGCAAGCACAAGTCTCCTTCAGGTCTTGAACTTGGCAGAGGGAAACATAAGTTTGGATGTCCAGGGGCACACAGGCCTCTTtcctcagccaatcaaatcctaTGAGGTAGGAATTGCATGGCCAATATTGACAGACATTTTTCTGCATTATGATGAGATATTTAGAGGTACAAAATATGTCTTTAAGACTTACTACACaaagtttattatttatttggttGATTCTGTTGAATTTGACGTGTGATAAATGATCAAGGTATGTTTGAAATAGTTCTTGAGGATAAACAATGCTGTATTAATAAATAGTCTTTGATTAAATAAATCATGAATAGTGGTTTCACACCCATGGAACTTTTTGCTTCCCCCTTTAGGACCCTGTGGAGTACCAGAGACTTCAGCTGAATGGCTTTAAACAGGCTCTGACTGTCACGCTGACTGTCAATGGGGAAAATCACCATTGCGTTAAAACCTTCACTGAAGAAGAGGCCTATACTCTTATCATAAACGATGATGCCTTAGGTGTCCACTGCACCCTGGTAAGACAACGAACACAGTAAACTACCAAATAACTGCACTGCTATGTTTATCTTACAAAACTATAATGTTTTACTCTTGAAAAGTATATATTGGCATGAGCCAATACTATTTGTCAAATATTCCTTGGAAAAGTTGTGCTAATGTGAAATTTGAGGCTGATCAGAAAGTTGGTTAGCAGAGCTTTTCATGGTTAGGCGTTACATTTAAGACAGATGGTTCCTGGAGACACCTGGTAAAGAGCAGACAGGGTACACACTGGCTATTAGAtcatgtggttgtgtgggtgtcAGTTTCTACTGAAGGTCTTCTCACTCACACGTCTTCACTTGTGTTCACTGGTGCACAGGTAAAGGACAACATCCAGAAGTCTGAAAATGGTGAAGCACATCTGAGGTATACGTACTGTACAGACTGCTTGCATATGTTTAGGAATAAGATAAGTGATTCACTAGCATAAGGGATTTCAGCAAACAGTTTCACccctgacttttttttttttatacctgTATTTACTTTAACTTTGACACAGAATTGTCCAGTTCATCTCCAAGACTGTTATTCACTGGCCACATTGGTGCATGATTATTTCAGGTTTATCAACACCCTCCAGGAAGATTTCAACATAACTGTTGGAGCTAAACGGTTCCACGTTCCGGTTGGGGTTGGGGTCTCAAATGGTGAATTTGTGGATAGAGAACTGTGAGTACAATTATGGACGGATTTCTCAACTTccaaaatgttttgtgtgtgtgtgtgtgtgtgtgtgtgtagaagatgAGAGCAGATATGAATGTTCCTCACCTCAATATATAAACATGTTTGCCATCTTTTCTCATATCACATTACAGTCACACCCAATGGTAGTTGCTGTTGCTAGTTCTTGATGTTCTTGACTTTTTGGCTCCCAAGCATTGTGACCAATATATTTGCAGAGTTTACAGACCACAAACATACTGTTCAGTGTATGATTGGTTTTTGATATGTTTTATACTTGTAATAATACATATAAATGGAAATAGGCTAACAAAGCCTTTAAAGGTTGTTCATCTGTTGATAAAAGATTTTCAAGGTAAATGTGATAATGAGAATTGTACATGGACATCTGGaactaaaaaaacatacagGTCAATGTTTTACAAATGACTATGCTACTGCAATATATGGACCAGCCAATAAGAGactttgtttaaaatgtacaaCTTTTAGTTCATGCTATTCATTAAATACTTGAAGAATCAGCTGAACTTTATAGTAATTTGTGATCATCTATACCATGTGTCTGCTATTTTagactctctgtctttctcctctgtgCTTGACAGGTActcaaatgtaaaatgtgaaggCAGCTCAAGGAACCTTTCTCTAGACATTGGGCTTCTAGATTTTGGTGCCTCATACTCCATCATTCTGAAAGGGGTAAGTAGCCAAAGTAGATGTGGGTATAAATACATTTCTGCCCTTACTTCAGAACCTCAGCAGAGGaattacacaattacacagCCATTTGCATTCCAGACAGGAAAATATAACTGAGCACAGCGCACTCACAATAACAGCTTACAGATTAACAGGTAGTCATTTGGCCGCTGTGTACCTTGATTGCAGACACTTAAGTCTCTTGTGGGTACTTCTGACCACGGCGTTGGTAGCAATCGAGCAACTGAGCTGCAGAGGTTAAAAGCAGTCTCACAAATGCTGCCGGAATAAGGCGTTCCTGTAATGTGTTTTTCCCTTGGAGGAGGCAGTTGAAAATAGATGCCTGTTCACCTCCACTCTGAGTAGCTGTAATgttaaagctgttttttttttgtaggacATAtgatgtttttgagtgtgtacatCTATTTAGATGATTTCAGGCATTAACAGATCATTTTAGGAGCACTATGCTGGGAACATTTTAGTCACCTTTGGGTTACTGACTGGCAGAACAGCCCTTTTAGATCTTTGTTGTCGTATCTTACGTCAGAAATGTCAGATGTGTTGGCAGCGCAGTCTCTGCTCTCCATCACGGATGTCAAAGTTTAGGTAGGTCCCTAGATACATCAAAacgaatgcacacacattgTCCTGAAGGAGCGCTTAGTCGGTTTGGTTGCTCGGCAGCTGTTAGTGCTAATGGACCTCAGAAGTCACTTTCAGCATTTCCAGATCTCCTTTGCCGACCACACAACATGGTGTCACCGCACCACCGTGTTTGGTGCTCGACTGCTGGAGCTTGAGCACGTCTCTTTAGGAAAACAAGAGAGTCAGACAGGAAGCAAGCATGTTTGCTGCTAATACTCTTAGGGAGGAAACCAAGGGAGTGTGAGACAGGTCGCAGATGAAACAAAAATCTGACAAGAGGTCTGATTAGGTAGTCGTAATGTCCCCTGAACGGAGGCAAAACATAACTAATAACTAGTGGGGAACTAGCTTTGTTTGAGTTAATCTAACACCGCTGCTCTTGCTAATTTAAGAATGTTGACGTCACAAAGCTGGAGGATGTGCGTGCCAACAACGTCCACATCGCATGGCAGGTCCCTCAGTATGTTCTTCTTACAGCAGGAGAGGTCATGTTCTCCATCACAGGCCTGGAGTTCTCCTATTCACAGGTGAGGAGCACCTTCAAATGCTCTCTGCTTTTGGATGTTCTCTTAcaaaggttgttttttttgccttcAGAACCAGCACTCTAGAATTAGATATTGATCACTCTAGAATTAGATATAGATCAATTGATATTGAACACAAAAACATGGTGGCCTGTGTTCTCTTTCTTGATCTCTTTTCATCCACTTTGAATTTGTGGCACTCAAAATCAGACTGGTaatgagcaaagcaacgagcaacaagcaaagtccgCCATGCATGAAATAAAGCTAATTTATTTACATGGCAAAATCATTTAGCTAATTTAATActatgagcaagatcctaagctcAAACATGGGAGAGTCAGCGCAAtgctccacacaacacacaatagctttagttcatgtgcaACAGacttgctttgctcattgcctgtcaatgaaattaggaccTGTGATCTGACTCCTGCTACTTTCCTGTCTTACCTATAGGCTCCAGCTAACATGAAGTCAGTACTTCAAGCTGGCTGGCTGATGACCGTGGCCTTTGGTAATGTGATTGTGCTTATCGTGGCAGAAGGAGCCGGCATGGAACAGGTACGATAATGTTCTTTATAGGAAAGGAATTCACCCCACAACACTGTAAGAgtgtcatgtacacacaccattagAGGGTTTATGAGTATAGTTAACTTTATCATGTCTATCATGACCCTTTTCTTACGCTTGATATTTATAGTTTCATAATTTATGGCAAGGCTCAACAGGACTGTGAGGTTAAGCAGAAAACTATAACTACTTTTTACTGGCTCAGATATTTGAAAGGGAATGTATTATAAGGCCATCTGCCAGCATTTTATCCTAGTCACACACTGATTGCCTGTATTTGTGCGTTGCACAGTGGATGGAGTTCCTTCTCTTTGCTGGCCTGCTGGTTGCTGTCTGCATCATCTTCTCCATCATGGCCTACTTCTACACCTACGTGGACCCAGACCACCTAGACAAGATGTACAAGGACGACGCAGGGGAGGAAACCGAAGACGACCTCCAAAAGAGCCACACGGATGGCGTGAACATGCGCACCATTGGAGAAAGTGATGGAAAAAGTACCAAAATGTAGCACAGAAATCCTCTAcagtattttttgtttgtttgtttttcctgtaCAGTTAACATATGTTAAGCAAGGTTTGATTTGCTTCAGCAGTTCAGGTGACAGTTTGACAATACTACTTAAAAGCAGCTTCAGGTAACAATCTGACAATACTATTTAAAAGCAGCTTCATTGTGATTCTCTGGCCTGTTTTGAGGCTTAATATGGAACACTATGAAAGGACACTTATGTACCTTATAATTCCTGACAATTTCTGACATACATGATTATAACATATATGTTAGTCTATATACATGTAAAATAGatattataaaatatatgtTAGTCTATATACATGTAAAATAGAAAGTAGAATAGATGAAAACGTATTGGTGCCTTGATTTTAAGTGACAGAATTTCACTTTCTTAAATTTTGTATAAGATCTGTGATATTTATGGTAAATATGGTATGACCATGCAGctgaaaacaagacaaaaaaaaaaagagaaatgatgaACCTCTACACTGAGTATCTGTGAGGCAAGTAGGCGTAATGTAGCAACTAAATGTGAATGAGAAGTCTTGTACACATACCTACAATATTTCAAATCTCAGGACCTCTGCAGACACATATGGCCAACTCTGATGCTCTAGTCTATACTGTGCTGGAGAATGGACACATTCCGGTTTCAATGATGTAAATATTAAAAGGATTAAAGTGCTTGGCATATAGGTATATGTTGTTTGAGTCTGTGATACAGGAACAGGCTATTTTCTTGTCAGTAGATGTTAGAGTGACACCTGTCTATTTTGTTAAATGTTACTCTACAGACTGATATCAACGTGTATGTCTCATTAATCCTGCCTAATACGTAGGAATGTGAAATATTAGTTAACAGCTGCATACCACATCAAACTGTACTCAAAATGGACACCATTCTTACATGAACATGCATGTTGAGGACTACAAAGTGTAATATCCGCCACTAAAGAGGAGAATCTCCTCAGAGGCATGTATGTGTTACTAATTGTTCTCGTCACTAGGGGGCAGTGTGCTCATTTCTGGTGAAAGACATGATGCCAGTGAAGAGGGATGGGGCAAAACGCACTGTAGTGGTTAATGAAAGGCACTTTCCAAATACTTACATAAAAACGCTTACTTTGATTGTAAATTGTGGAATGATTGTCCAAGAGGTTATTTGGAAAAGGCCTGAATCTAAGCTCCAGGTACAAATACTGAAGTGGTAGTATCAAGAGAGTATTCAAAATACTCACTTACCACAGGGTTGTCGAATTAAATGAT
Protein-coding regions in this window:
- the slc15a2 gene encoding solute carrier family 15 member 2 isoform X1, translated to MEKKKGNADYSSEEQGGDRKRKSPTICGTNYPVSIGFIVVNEFCERFSYYGMKAVLTLYFIHYLKWDKDLSTAVYHAFSSLCYFTPVLGALIADSWLGKFKTIIYLSIVYVIGHVVKSVGAIPDVGDNTVHIVLSMAGLILIAFGTGGIKPCVAAFGGDQFEEEHTDERRKFFSIFYMSINAGSVLSTVITPILRSDVQCFGSDCYALAFGVPAVLMIIALVVFIAGSGLYKNSPPEGNVLLQVCKCIGCAIRNWGRSSKHQPKREHWLDWAEEKYPKRLISEIKMVLRVLVLYIPLPMFWALFDQQGSRWTLQSTRMNMDFGAFVLKPDQMQMLNALLILIFIPIFDMGVYPLIGMCKIKVTPLRKMATGMIFAALAFGAATIVERSVIETVVDPPPASTSLLQVLNLAEGNISLDVQGHTGLFPQPIKSYEDPVEYQRLQLNGFKQALTVTLTVNGENHHCVKTFTEEEAYTLIINDDALGVHCTLVKDNIQKSENGEAHLRFINTLQEDFNITVGAKRFHVPVGVGVSNGEFVDRELYSNVKCEGSSRNLSLDIGLLDFGASYSIILKGNVDVTKLEDVRANNVHIAWQVPQYVLLTAGEVMFSITGLEFSYSQAPANMKSVLQAGWLMTVAFGNVIVLIVAEGAGMEQWMEFLLFAGLLVAVCIIFSIMAYFYTYVDPDHLDKMYKDDAGEETEDDLQKSHTDGVNMRTIGESDGKSTKM
- the slc15a2 gene encoding solute carrier family 15 member 2 isoform X2 is translated as MEKKKDYSSEEQGGDRKRKSPTICGTNYPVSIGFIVVNEFCERFSYYGMKAVLTLYFIHYLKWDKDLSTAVYHAFSSLCYFTPVLGALIADSWLGKFKTIIYLSIVYVIGHVVKSVGAIPDVGDNTVHIVLSMAGLILIAFGTGGIKPCVAAFGGDQFEEEHTDERRKFFSIFYMSINAGSVLSTVITPILRSDVQCFGSDCYALAFGVPAVLMIIALVVFIAGSGLYKNSPPEGNVLLQVCKCIGCAIRNWGRSSKHQPKREHWLDWAEEKYPKRLISEIKMVLRVLVLYIPLPMFWALFDQQGSRWTLQSTRMNMDFGAFVLKPDQMQMLNALLILIFIPIFDMGVYPLIGMCKIKVTPLRKMATGMIFAALAFGAATIVERSVIETVVDPPPASTSLLQVLNLAEGNISLDVQGHTGLFPQPIKSYEDPVEYQRLQLNGFKQALTVTLTVNGENHHCVKTFTEEEAYTLIINDDALGVHCTLVKDNIQKSENGEAHLRFINTLQEDFNITVGAKRFHVPVGVGVSNGEFVDRELYSNVKCEGSSRNLSLDIGLLDFGASYSIILKGNVDVTKLEDVRANNVHIAWQVPQYVLLTAGEVMFSITGLEFSYSQAPANMKSVLQAGWLMTVAFGNVIVLIVAEGAGMEQWMEFLLFAGLLVAVCIIFSIMAYFYTYVDPDHLDKMYKDDAGEETEDDLQKSHTDGVNMRTIGESDGKSTKM